From Doryrhamphus excisus isolate RoL2022-K1 chromosome 22, RoL_Dexc_1.0, whole genome shotgun sequence, one genomic window encodes:
- the crygmxl2 gene encoding crystallin, gamma MX, like 2 isoform X2, whose protein sequence is MPSCKLKHWDQLPQIIFYEGRNFQGRHWECGSDCTDTFRHFSCCNSIRVNGGHWVAYEKANYTGYQYILSPGEYPDYRTWMGFNNCIRSCQMFPPYRGSYKMRIYNRPDMVGQAMEFMDDCPNLYDRFRSRDIYSCNIMEGYWIFYEHPNYRGRQYFLRPGEYRACGDWGCHDPMVGSLRRMRPLN, encoded by the exons ATCATCTTCTACGAAGGCCGCAACTTCCAAGGCCGCCACTGGGAATGCGGCAGCGACTGCACGGACACCTTCAGGCACTTCAGCTGCTGCAACTCCATCCGGGTGAACGGCGGTCACTGGGTGGCATACGAGAAGGCCAACTACACGGGCTACCAGTACATCCTCAGCCCGGGAGAGTACCCCGACTACCGCACGTGGATGGGCTTCAACAACTGCATCCGCTCCTGCCAGATGTTCCCCCCC TACCGAGGATCCTACAAGATGAGGATCTACAACCGACCCGACATGGTGGGACAAGCTATGGAGTTCATGGACGACTGCCCCAACCTCTACGACCGCTTCCGTTCCCGCGACATCTACTCCTGCAACATCATGGAAGGTTACTGGATCTTCTACGAGCATCCCAACTACAGGGGGCGCCAGTACTTCCTGAGACCGGGCGAGTACAGAGCCTGCGGCGACTGGGGTTGCCATGACCCCATGGTGGGCTCGCTACGCAGGATGAGGCCCCTGAATTAG
- the crygmx gene encoding crystallin, gamma MX — MSKIIFYEDRNFQGRHFECNSDCPEMQNYFSRCNSIRVESGCWVAYEKPNYGGYQYMLHKGDYPDYQRWAGFNDCIRSCRMVPPYNGSYRMKIFERSDFGGQNLELIEDCPDLNERFHTRDISSVNVMEGYWILHEHPNYRGRQYFLRPGEYRRHSEWGSASPTIGSLRRVTEVN; from the exons ATGAGCAAG ATCATCTTCTACGAGGACCGCAACTTCCAGGGCCGTCACTTCGAGTGCAACAGCGACTGTCCGGAAATGCAGAACTACTTCAGTCGCTGCAACTCGATACGCGTGGAGAGTGGCTGCTGGGTGGCCTACGAGAAGCCCAACTACGGGGGCTACCAGTACATGCTGCACAAAGGCGACTACCCAGACTACCAGCGTTGGGCGGGCTTCAACGACTGCATCCGCTCCTGCCGTATGGTTCCACCC TACAACGGCAGCTACAGGATGAAGATCTTTGAGCGCTCTGATTTTGGCGGCCAGAATCTGGAGCTAATAGAAGACTGCCCGGATCTGAACGAGCGCTTCCACACCCGTGACATCTCCTCCGTCAACGTCATGGAGGGCTACTGGATTCTGCACGAGCACCCCAACTACAGGGGGCGCCAGTACTTCCTGCGCCCCGGCGAGTACCGCAGGCACAGCGAGTGGGGCAGCGCCAGTCCCACCATCGGCTCTCTGAGGCGCGTCACTGAGGTCAACTGA
- the crygmxl2 gene encoding crystallin, gamma MX, like 2 isoform X3: MGKIIFYEGRNFQGRHWECGSDCTDTFRHFSCCNSIRVNGGHWVAYEKANYTGYQYILSPGEYPDYRTWMGFNNCIRSCQMFPPYRGSYKMRIYNRPDMVGQAMEFMDDCPNLYDRFRSRDIYSCNIMEGYWIFYEHPNYRGRQYFLRPGEYRACGDWGCHDPMVGSLRRMRPLN; the protein is encoded by the exons ATGGGGAAG ATCATCTTCTACGAAGGCCGCAACTTCCAAGGCCGCCACTGGGAATGCGGCAGCGACTGCACGGACACCTTCAGGCACTTCAGCTGCTGCAACTCCATCCGGGTGAACGGCGGTCACTGGGTGGCATACGAGAAGGCCAACTACACGGGCTACCAGTACATCCTCAGCCCGGGAGAGTACCCCGACTACCGCACGTGGATGGGCTTCAACAACTGCATCCGCTCCTGCCAGATGTTCCCCCCC TACCGAGGATCCTACAAGATGAGGATCTACAACCGACCCGACATGGTGGGACAAGCTATGGAGTTCATGGACGACTGCCCCAACCTCTACGACCGCTTCCGTTCCCGCGACATCTACTCCTGCAACATCATGGAAGGTTACTGGATCTTCTACGAGCATCCCAACTACAGGGGGCGCCAGTACTTCCTGAGACCGGGCGAGTACAGAGCCTGCGGCGACTGGGGTTGCCATGACCCCATGGTGGGCTCGCTACGCAGGATGAGGCCCCTGAATTAG